A window of the Brassica oleracea var. oleracea cultivar TO1000 chromosome C1, BOL, whole genome shotgun sequence genome harbors these coding sequences:
- the LOC106301408 gene encoding probable purine permease 18, whose amino-acid sequence MELDIVKAHFSSSILIKSKIILLYKISKESETNLDFKTLQSLGPEKKKFMEMSEASKQTTRHEESEHLQNPEPDQILSQRRSLIVTQRKWWLSVSLCLFLVVLGDSLVMLLLNFFYVQDNREDSDQDLQYTGTWTQALIQNAAFPILIPLFFIFRSPKQNPETNNTRFLSFRILFLYTSLGVLVAAHSKLFALGKLYANYGVFTLIAAIQLIFMAIFTAIINRFKFNRWIIISILLTIVIYVFGSPEFGGEPDENEEFYNIQAWLTFAGSVAFALSLCFFQLGFEKLLVKTKRYGNKKVFRMVLEMQICVSFVASVVCLVGLIASGEYKELKGDSQRFKKGHTYYVLSLVGLALSWQVWAVGLIGLVLYVSGVFGDVVHMCTSPLVALIVVLAFDFMDDDFSWPRIGALIGTTLALGSYFYSMHKKNKKEMMELDRRENSVEV is encoded by the exons ATGGAACTAGATATCGTCAAAGCGCACTTCTCTTCAAGTATTCTCATAAAATCAAAGATAATCTTATTATATAAGATATCCAAAGAGAGTGAAACGAACTTGGATTTTAAAACTCTTCAGAGCTTGGGACCTGAGAAAAAAAAATTCATGGAGATGTCAGAAGCTTCAAAACAGACTACAAGACATG AAGAATCAGAGCACCTTCAGAATCCAGAACCAGACCAGATATTGAGCCAAAGAAGATCGTTGATTGTAACTCAAAGAAAATGGTGGCTCTCTGTTTCGTTGTGTCTTTTTCTGGTCGTGCTCGGAGACTCTCTGGTGATGCTTCTCTTAAACTTCTTCTATGTCCAAGACAATCGAGAAGATAGTGATCAAGATCTACAATACACAGGAACATGGACACAAGCTCTGATTCAAAACGCTGCGTTTCCAATCCTTATCCCTCTCTTCTTCATTTTCCGTTCCCCAAAACAAAACCCTGAAACCAACAATACTCGTTTTCTCTCTTTTCGTATCCTCTTTCTTTACACGTCGCTTGGTGTTCTTGTTGCTGCTCATAGCAAGTTATTCGCTCTTGGGAAGTTATACGCCAACTATGGCGTATTCACGTTGATTGCCGCGATCCAATTGATATTTATGGCTATTTTCACAGCCATCATTAACCGTTTCAAGTTTAACAGATGGATCATCATATCTATTCTCCTCACTATTGTGATATACGTCTTCGGTAGCCCTGAATTTGGAGGAGAGCCTGATGAAAATGAAGAATTTTATAACATCCAAGCTTGGTTAACCTTCGCGGGTTCGGTTGCTTTCGCACTATCTCTCTGCTTCTTCCAACTCGGGTTTGAGAAACTTTTGGTGAAAACAAAGAGATATGGTAACAAGAAAGTGTTTAGAATGGTTTTGGAGATGCAAATATGCGTCTCTTTTGTCGCATCAGTTGTTTGTCTTGTTGGCTTGATTGCGAGTGGTGAATATAAGGAATTGAAAGGCGATAGCCAACGGTTTAAGAAAGGCCACACATATTATGTTTTGAGTTTGGTTGGGTTGGCTTTGTCGTGGCAGGTTTGGGCGGTCGGATTGATAGGGTTGGTGCTTTATGTTTCGGGTGTGTTTGGTGATGTCGTACATATGTGTACTTCACCACTTGTGGCCCTGATTGTTGTGTTAGCATTTGATTTTATGGATGATGATTTTAGTTGGCCTAGAATAGGTGCTTTGATAGGAACAACTTTGGCTTTAGGATCGTACTTCTACTCAATGCACAAGAAAAACAAGAAGGAGATGATGGAACTTGACCGAAGAGAGAACAGTGTTGAAGTTTAA